A genome region from Chengkuizengella sp. SCS-71B includes the following:
- a CDS encoding thermonuclease family protein, protein MRIFYIFLVFLILVGCSKTITIEPTQQESTTDQQKQLINATINDVVDGDTIKVNLNGKKETIRLLLVDTPETVHPSKAVQAFGPEASNFAKDMLPVGSEVQIEIDVSERDKYGRLLAYLWVDGKMFNEMLLEKGLARVAYIYPPNVKYVDQFKEIQEKARQESIGIWSIENYVQDDGFIDNKIEKNEAIVEDSPVQITEVNLEEEYITIMNNDSTDMDMTGWSVLSVEGDQRFDFPDSYTIKAGEAITIWSGDFSRGVWSIDLYWTEQNIWNNNGDPAQLINADNVIVDIEG, encoded by the coding sequence ATGAGGATATTTTATATTTTTTTAGTTTTTTTAATTTTGGTAGGTTGTTCAAAAACCATAACTATTGAACCTACGCAGCAAGAAAGTACTACGGATCAGCAAAAACAGTTAATTAATGCAACAATTAATGATGTAGTGGATGGGGATACAATCAAAGTTAATCTAAATGGCAAAAAAGAAACAATTCGATTGCTATTAGTAGATACTCCCGAAACAGTACACCCAAGCAAGGCAGTTCAAGCTTTTGGACCTGAAGCTTCAAACTTTGCAAAAGATATGTTACCTGTTGGATCAGAAGTACAGATTGAAATAGATGTATCTGAACGTGATAAATACGGTAGATTACTAGCATATCTCTGGGTAGATGGAAAAATGTTTAATGAGATGTTGCTAGAAAAAGGACTTGCTAGAGTCGCTTATATTTATCCTCCTAACGTCAAATACGTTGATCAGTTTAAGGAGATACAAGAGAAAGCAAGGCAAGAAAGCATAGGGATATGGTCTATTGAAAATTACGTTCAAGATGATGGATTTATAGATAATAAAATAGAGAAAAATGAGGCAATTGTAGAGGATTCACCTGTTCAAATAACAGAAGTAAATTTAGAGGAAGAATACATAACGATTATGAATAATGATAGTACTGATATGGATATGACTGGATGGAGTGTTTTAAGTGTAGAAGGAGATCAACGTTTTGATTTCCCTGACTCGTATACCATTAAAGCTGGAGAAGCAATTACAATTTGGTCAGGTGATTTTTCCAGAGGTGTATGGTCCATTGACTTATATTGGACAGAGCAAAATATTTGGAATAACAACGGTGATCCAGCTCAATTGATTAATGCAGATAATGTCATAGTTGATATAGAGGGATAA
- a CDS encoding peptidoglycan recognition family protein, with amino-acid sequence MTFKMKYPIKKKYLTKGTKRRSGIKMPKVGFIVAHDTGNDGSTALQNIKYYENSNNVMSASAHIFVDDIGIYECIPLLTDTPEKAWHVLYQKPLDNQIFGDDANDIAAGVELCFSHKRGSINNEEAYKRYVWVIAYICHKFGLDPAKAIIGHHILDPQRKTDPQNALSKMGKSYDQLLQDVVKEYYDCLPREELILKLKKWQIEMAHQSIENLNEKELLHDVDEWKKKVEDKPDEVLKDIPWLFFVMLDRLSENKKLEGGI; translated from the coding sequence ATGACCTTCAAAATGAAATATCCCATCAAAAAAAAATACCTCACTAAAGGCACAAAAAGAAGATCAGGAATCAAAATGCCAAAAGTAGGATTTATTGTTGCTCACGACACAGGGAATGATGGTTCCACAGCTTTACAAAATATTAAATACTACGAAAACTCAAACAATGTTATGTCTGCATCTGCTCATATTTTTGTTGATGACATAGGTATTTATGAGTGCATTCCTTTGCTTACAGATACACCAGAAAAGGCATGGCATGTGCTATATCAAAAACCTTTGGATAATCAAATATTTGGTGATGATGCGAATGATATAGCAGCAGGTGTTGAGCTTTGTTTTTCTCATAAGAGAGGCAGTATTAATAATGAAGAAGCTTATAAAAGGTATGTATGGGTAATTGCTTATATCTGTCACAAATTTGGACTAGATCCTGCTAAAGCAATTATTGGACATCATATCCTTGATCCACAGCGTAAAACAGATCCACAAAACGCACTTTCTAAAATGGGTAAATCTTATGACCAGTTATTACAAGATGTAGTCAAAGAATACTATGATTGTTTACCGAGGGAGGAATTGATTTTGAAGCTAAAAAAATGGCAGATAGAAATGGCTCATCAATCTATTGAAAACTTAAATGAGAAAGAATTACTTCATGATGTTGATGAATGGAAAAAGAAAGTAGAGGACAAGCCTGACGAGGTTTTAAAGGACATACCTTGGTTATTCTTTGTCATGTTAGATCGATTAAGTGAAAATAAAAAATTGGAAGGTGGAATATAA
- a CDS encoding sporulation protein YjcZ yields the protein MGYYGGYGCHGGGGSGAVIVLVLFILLVIILAAAIFV from the coding sequence ATGGGTTACTACGGTGGTTATGGTTGCCACGGTGGCGGCGGTTCTGGAGCAGTAATTGTTTTAGTTCTATTTATACTCTTAGTTATTATTTTAGCAGCTGCCATCTTTGTTTAA
- a CDS encoding BhlA/UviB family holin-like peptide, which translates to MELNIIQYFLTQGPFAVLFVWLLIYVMRNSKEREDKLIESHKEREGQLISTLEKFSEKYDMIIDELRQLKEKMSGRK; encoded by the coding sequence TTGGAATTAAATATCATTCAATATTTTTTAACTCAGGGACCCTTTGCGGTCCTTTTTGTTTGGTTGCTTATCTATGTAATGAGAAATAGCAAAGAAAGAGAGGATAAACTAATTGAGTCACATAAGGAAAGGGAAGGTCAGTTGATTAGTACATTAGAAAAGTTTAGTGAAAAGTACGACATGATTATTGATGAACTACGTCAATTGAAAGAGAAAATGTCAGGAAGGAAGTGA
- a CDS encoding toxin-antitoxin system HicB family antitoxin produces the protein MSPKSLHKKLAIQAEHKEISLNQYMLHKLSRPN, from the coding sequence ATGTCTCCTAAATCGTTACATAAGAAATTAGCCATCCAAGCAGAACATAAAGAAATCTCGCTCAATCAATATATGCTGCATAAACTAAGCCGCCCCAATTAA
- a CDS encoding M4 family metallopeptidase: protein MKGLSLFFLCFFLLFVIHQPFQLPNLEPTVSETIFISEKAEEPLFISGQLTLPSSKNHEDVLFQYLDSKKDLLKFKDSSKESFIIVEQFVDSLGYSFFRLQQVYNNIPVYGAKITAHVDKNGVLNNISGTIIPDLEKKLKLKQENIKKQQEAKIIAENHLWDSLNNKPIYEKEPKAELVIYSKENKSNYVYMVHFNFYYPELGNWIYFVDTLTGDILSQFNQIHSVKGENTVGIGIGGLGHTRTLNTVLSSDSKYYLQDNSRGNGIITYDGLTTRDPFFVLWQDHDNIYDSKYDAAAVDAHFFTGIVYDYYKQVFARDSVDNKGAIMRVIVHDGYNGARSTGGNAVFFGDYSENGTPLSSGLDIVAHEYTHGVIGMTAGLFPTNHSGAINESISDIFATLIEFHENQNPDWFIGEDVFPPYGIRNMRDPIIDHYSKYNEDTGVHYNAGISNKAAYLISEGGYYSDINIDGIGKEKLGDIFYRTLTQYLSMGSTFQHLRTSVIQSARDLYGENSEEVSTVTAAFDAVGIPSFTWISKTPMPTERNQLGVTALEGKIYAVGGYHNKEDLNAHEMYHPETNTWVSKASMPTARSDLGVAAVDGKIYAIGGKKGNLFLNTVEEYDPRNNTWSSKTNMPTARSGFGIAVVNEKIYVIGGTNGDPSCIVEEYDPKTDTWTTKANMPAGKKHLQAVEMNGKIYIIGGVPFTNSFNYIYNEYNPQTDTWQIFNPNFIPKYHHSAISLDNKLYSFGGVNDEGDIATAEEYKLVSMNSEYNMPISMKKFGLAEIDETFYLIGGSHHFTARFE, encoded by the coding sequence ATGAAAGGATTATCGCTGTTTTTTTTATGTTTTTTTCTATTGTTCGTCATTCATCAACCATTTCAACTTCCAAATTTAGAACCTACTGTTTCAGAAACGATTTTCATAAGTGAGAAAGCAGAAGAGCCTTTATTTATTTCTGGTCAATTAACACTCCCATCATCAAAAAATCATGAAGACGTTCTATTCCAATATTTAGATTCAAAAAAAGACCTACTCAAATTTAAAGATTCATCCAAAGAATCATTTATCATAGTTGAACAATTCGTAGATTCATTAGGTTATTCATTCTTCCGTTTACAGCAAGTGTATAACAATATCCCTGTTTATGGTGCAAAAATTACTGCACATGTCGATAAAAACGGAGTATTAAATAATATTTCAGGAACAATAATCCCAGATTTAGAAAAAAAATTAAAATTAAAACAAGAAAATATAAAAAAGCAGCAAGAAGCTAAGATCATTGCAGAGAATCATTTGTGGGATAGTTTAAATAATAAACCCATATATGAAAAAGAACCTAAAGCAGAATTGGTCATTTATTCTAAGGAAAATAAATCTAATTATGTATATATGGTTCATTTCAACTTTTATTATCCTGAGCTAGGTAATTGGATTTATTTTGTTGACACTCTCACTGGGGATATTCTTTCGCAATTTAATCAAATCCATTCCGTTAAAGGGGAAAACACCGTAGGGATAGGTATAGGAGGACTTGGACATACAAGAACATTAAATACGGTGCTATCCTCAGACTCCAAATACTATTTACAAGATAACTCAAGAGGAAATGGGATTATCACTTACGATGGATTAACGACTAGAGATCCATTCTTTGTTCTATGGCAAGATCATGATAATATATATGATTCTAAATATGATGCTGCAGCAGTGGATGCGCATTTTTTTACAGGAATAGTATACGACTACTATAAACAAGTTTTCGCTCGTGACAGTGTAGATAACAAAGGTGCTATCATGAGGGTCATTGTTCATGATGGATATAATGGGGCTCGGTCAACTGGAGGGAATGCAGTTTTCTTTGGTGATTATAGCGAAAATGGTACACCCTTGTCTTCTGGATTAGATATCGTTGCTCATGAATATACTCATGGCGTAATAGGAATGACAGCTGGTTTATTTCCTACTAATCACTCAGGTGCTATCAATGAGTCTATATCAGACATATTTGCAACATTAATTGAGTTTCATGAAAACCAAAATCCAGATTGGTTTATCGGTGAAGACGTTTTTCCCCCTTATGGTATACGAAATATGAGAGATCCAATTATAGATCATTATTCCAAATATAATGAAGATACAGGAGTACATTACAATGCTGGGATTAGTAATAAGGCAGCTTATTTGATTAGTGAAGGCGGTTATTATTCTGACATTAATATTGACGGCATTGGGAAAGAAAAATTAGGTGATATTTTCTACAGAACGTTAACTCAATATTTAAGTATGGGATCTACGTTCCAACATTTACGAACCTCAGTGATTCAATCAGCAAGGGATTTATATGGTGAGAATAGTGAAGAAGTGTCTACTGTGACAGCAGCCTTTGATGCTGTAGGTATTCCTTCGTTTACTTGGATATCTAAGACACCGATGCCTACAGAAAGAAATCAATTAGGTGTTACCGCATTGGAGGGAAAAATCTATGCAGTGGGTGGATACCACAATAAGGAAGACCTTAATGCACATGAAATGTATCATCCTGAAACCAATACTTGGGTATCCAAAGCAAGTATGCCTACAGCTAGAAGCGATCTTGGTGTAGCAGCAGTCGACGGAAAAATTTATGCTATCGGAGGTAAAAAAGGCAATTTATTTTTAAATACAGTTGAAGAATATGACCCTAGGAACAATACTTGGAGTTCTAAAACGAACATGCCAACGGCTAGAAGTGGGTTTGGAATTGCAGTTGTGAATGAAAAAATTTATGTAATTGGAGGAACAAATGGAGATCCTTCATGCATAGTTGAAGAATATGATCCAAAGACGGATACATGGACTACAAAAGCCAACATGCCTGCAGGTAAAAAGCACCTTCAAGCAGTTGAAATGAACGGGAAAATTTATATCATTGGAGGCGTACCGTTTACTAACTCATTTAATTATATTTATAATGAATACAATCCACAGACAGATACATGGCAAATTTTCAACCCCAATTTTATACCTAAGTATCATCATAGCGCTATATCATTAGATAATAAATTATATTCGTTTGGTGGTGTAAACGATGAGGGCGACATTGCCACCGCAGAAGAATATAAATTAGTCAGTATGAATTCAGAATATAATATGCCTATCTCTATGAAAAAATTTGGTTTAGCAGAAATTGATGAAACATTTTATTTAATTGGAGGATCACACCACTTTACAGCTAGGTTTGAATAA
- a CDS encoding peptidase G2 autoproteolytic cleavage domain-containing protein, which yields MDNRKCNREATGDCATALGRNTVASGDNSLAEGRSTRSSGENSHSEGRDTMSSGDASHSEGRSTMASGDASHTEGRNTTASGDSSHSEGNDTVAQGDNAHAEGEGTQAIGTASHAEGASSKAKGIQSHAEGDCTTASGSYSHSQGTKTKAEGEASHSEGRNTTSSGDYAHAQNRDTVAQGDNSTAEGLGSLARGLNSHAEGYITQADGENAHSEGRNSKATGDNTHAEGRDTVAQGDNSHAEGEGTSATGIGAHAEGTDTVASGEQSHAEGLRTMALGDFSHAEGQGSISEGVASHAEGSLAIAPGNFAHAEGFVTLATGENSHAEGNGARAQGISSHAEGEGSIAEGEASHAEGFITEANGDNSHAEGEGTTAEREASHAEGSNTRAGGFASHAEGLETIASGEASHSEGICTRATDASSHAEGEDSLAAGPSSHAEGELTTSLGVASHAEGRLSFSFSDFSHAEGNNTEASGEASHAEGNNTEASGENSHSEGRGAEASGDFSHAEGFFTESIERSSHAEGEQTTSGGIASHAEGNRTTALGSASHAEGFLTEANGENSHAEGDGTTSEGDASHAEGLDTEAIGEASHAEGCNTVALEDCSHAEGSNTRAEGFASHSEGCDTVALEDCSHAEGDNTRAEGFASHSEGCNTIASGECSHAEGNGTDTNNRVNAHIMGRSGQAVEDNSWHLVNETLMALINGNTGDACFAGKITSGRGCDFAELFETLDGKPIDVGYFVTTKGDKIRKATDQDNYILGVTSAVPGFLAGSSGYEWNKRYMVDEWGRVLYEEVTVPEEKDENGNIISHERIEKRQKLNPEYDPDKQYVPRAERPEWEAVGLTGQLLVRDDGTCEVDGYCKPNAEGIASRAGRGYRVLKRTGENQILIIVK from the coding sequence ATGGATAATAGAAAATGTAACCGTGAAGCAACGGGAGATTGCGCCACAGCGTTAGGTAGAAATACCGTAGCTAGTGGAGACAATTCTCTTGCTGAAGGTAGAAGTACGAGATCAAGCGGAGAGAATTCTCATTCTGAGGGAAGAGATACAATGTCAAGCGGAGATGCTTCACACTCTGAGGGCAGAAGCACAATGGCGAGTGGTGATGCTTCCCACACAGAAGGAAGAAATACCACAGCTAGTGGAGATTCTTCTCATTCGGAAGGAAACGACACCGTAGCACAAGGTGATAATGCCCATGCGGAAGGAGAAGGTACGCAAGCGATTGGAACAGCTTCCCATGCGGAGGGAGCAAGCTCAAAAGCGAAGGGGATTCAATCCCATGCCGAAGGAGATTGTACAACGGCATCTGGAAGCTACTCACACTCACAGGGAACTAAAACGAAGGCAGAAGGGGAAGCTTCCCACTCGGAAGGACGAAATACTACATCCAGTGGAGATTATGCGCATGCTCAAAACAGAGATACCGTAGCGCAAGGGGATAATTCTACCGCGGAGGGATTAGGTTCTCTTGCCAGAGGGTTAAACAGTCATGCAGAAGGATATATTACACAGGCTGATGGAGAAAATGCGCATTCAGAGGGTAGAAACTCAAAAGCAACTGGAGACAATACTCATGCTGAAGGTAGAGATACCGTAGCCCAAGGAGATAATTCTCATGCTGAAGGAGAGGGAACGTCAGCAACAGGTATCGGTGCTCATGCAGAAGGAACAGATACAGTTGCTTCTGGTGAACAATCTCACGCAGAAGGACTACGTACAATGGCTCTTGGTGACTTTTCTCATGCAGAAGGACAGGGATCGATATCCGAAGGAGTAGCTTCCCATGCGGAAGGAAGTCTTGCTATAGCCCCCGGAAATTTTGCACATGCGGAAGGATTTGTTACTTTAGCGACCGGAGAAAATTCCCATGCCGAAGGTAATGGTGCAAGAGCCCAAGGAATATCGTCCCATGCCGAAGGAGAGGGATCGATAGCCGAAGGAGAAGCTTCCCATGCGGAAGGGTTTATTACTGAAGCCAATGGAGATAATTCCCATGCTGAAGGAGAAGGAACGACAGCGGAAAGAGAAGCTTCCCATGCGGAAGGAAGCAATACAAGAGCAGGGGGCTTTGCTTCTCATGCGGAAGGGTTGGAAACAATAGCTAGTGGAGAAGCTTCCCATAGTGAAGGAATATGCACAAGAGCTACAGACGCATCCTCTCATGCGGAAGGGGAGGATTCTTTAGCCGCTGGTCCGAGTTCTCACGCCGAAGGAGAACTTACAACTTCTTTAGGAGTGGCATCCCATGCCGAAGGAAGACTTAGCTTTTCGTTTTCTGATTTTTCCCATGCGGAAGGAAATAATACAGAAGCATCGGGAGAAGCTTCTCATGCAGAAGGAAATAATACAGAAGCATCGGGAGAAAATTCACACTCTGAGGGAAGAGGAGCAGAAGCATCGGGGGATTTCTCTCATGCTGAAGGATTTTTCACAGAATCAATTGAAAGATCCTCTCATGCTGAAGGAGAACAAACAACATCCGGTGGAATAGCGTCCCATGCAGAAGGAAATCGTACGACAGCCCTAGGATCCGCCTCTCATGCTGAAGGATTCCTTACTGAAGCCAACGGAGAAAATTCTCATGCAGAAGGAGATGGAACGACATCTGAAGGAGATGCATCTCATGCCGAAGGATTAGACACTGAAGCGATTGGTGAAGCTTCCCATGCAGAAGGGTGTAATACGGTAGCCTTAGAAGATTGTTCTCACGCTGAAGGAAGCAATACAAGAGCGGAAGGTTTTGCCTCTCATTCGGAGGGTTGTGATACGGTAGCCTTAGAAGATTGTTCTCACGCTGAAGGGGACAATACAAGAGCGGAAGGTTTCGCCTCTCATTCCGAGGGTTGTAATACGATTGCATCAGGTGAATGCTCTCATGCAGAAGGAAACGGTACAGATACAAATAATAGAGTGAATGCACATATTATGGGCCGATCAGGTCAAGCGGTTGAAGATAACTCGTGGCATTTAGTGAATGAAACCTTAATGGCTTTGATTAATGGAAATACGGGAGATGCTTGTTTTGCAGGTAAAATTACTTCTGGTAGAGGATGTGATTTTGCTGAGTTGTTTGAAACGTTGGATGGCAAACCTATCGATGTCGGATACTTTGTCACAACAAAAGGCGATAAAATAAGGAAGGCGACAGATCAAGATAACTATATCTTAGGTGTAACAAGTGCTGTCCCTGGATTCTTAGCAGGTAGTTCCGGTTATGAATGGAATAAGAGATATATGGTGGATGAGTGGGGGCGTGTATTATATGAAGAAGTTACCGTTCCAGAGGAAAAAGATGAGAATGGTAACATTATTTCACATGAGCGAATTGAAAAAAGACAAAAGCTGAATCCAGAATATGATCCTGATAAGCAGTATGTTCCAAGAGCAGAAAGACCAGAGTGGGAGGCTGTTGGATTAACTGGCCAATTATTGGTAAGGGACGATGGGACATGTGAAGTAGATGGATATTGCAAACCTAACGCTGAAGGTATTGCATCAAGAGCAGGTAGAGGTTATAGAGTGTTAAAACGAACAGGTGAAAACCAAATTTTAATTATTGTAAAGTAA
- a CDS encoding siphovirus ReqiPepy6 Gp37-like family protein, translating into MQPIKVMTPSFVFLGEIDDYESLQFTRRFQRPGEFELHINLNKNNTETLQEDHFIVLSTNKVGVIRHREIKQENTEQLMVRGYTLQGILSRRITVPPDGEAYDKLNSNAESVLKHYVRQNAVDSISSRVIPNLIMADDQGRGPVVEWQSRYKNLAEELEAIAFTSGLGWDIVLDFQQQTWKFEVFEPTNRTVSQNEIPPVIFSTHFDNIKSHTFIESSMGTKNTAFVGGQGEGANRAIAEVGESTGFKRVETFIDARDLEEAVNLTTRGNQKLQELQKVFSFEAEILTHGPFEYEKDWDLGDRVTIQDQKLGITLDTPIPEIKEIYEPSGFRLEATFGKSTPTLIDKIKKSISNTIL; encoded by the coding sequence GTGCAACCAATCAAAGTCATGACTCCCTCATTTGTATTTTTAGGTGAGATAGACGATTACGAAAGTTTACAATTTACTAGACGTTTTCAACGACCTGGAGAGTTTGAACTTCACATTAATCTAAATAAAAACAACACGGAAACATTACAAGAGGATCACTTCATTGTGTTAAGTACGAATAAAGTGGGTGTGATCAGACATCGGGAAATCAAACAAGAAAACACGGAGCAATTAATGGTGAGAGGATATACTTTACAAGGTATATTGAGTAGACGGATCACCGTCCCACCAGATGGAGAAGCTTACGACAAACTAAATTCGAATGCTGAATCAGTTCTAAAACATTATGTCAGACAAAACGCAGTGGATTCCATTTCAAGCCGAGTGATTCCAAATCTCATCATGGCGGATGATCAAGGGCGGGGACCAGTTGTCGAATGGCAGTCCAGGTATAAAAATCTTGCAGAAGAATTAGAAGCCATTGCTTTTACATCAGGTTTAGGGTGGGATATTGTATTAGATTTCCAGCAACAAACATGGAAGTTTGAAGTGTTTGAACCAACAAATCGAACTGTATCTCAAAACGAGATTCCGCCTGTGATTTTTTCTACCCACTTTGACAACATCAAAAGTCATACGTTTATAGAAAGCAGTATGGGAACCAAAAATACAGCTTTTGTAGGTGGGCAAGGAGAAGGGGCAAACAGAGCGATTGCAGAGGTTGGGGAATCGACAGGGTTTAAGCGAGTAGAAACGTTTATCGATGCCAGAGACCTAGAAGAGGCGGTTAACTTAACGACTCGTGGGAATCAAAAACTGCAAGAATTGCAGAAAGTGTTTAGCTTTGAAGCTGAAATACTCACTCATGGACCATTTGAATATGAAAAGGATTGGGATTTAGGGGATAGGGTAACGATTCAAGATCAAAAGTTAGGTATAACGTTAGATACTCCGATTCCAGAAATCAAAGAAATCTATGAACCGAGTGGCTTTCGATTAGAGGCTACGTTTGGGAAGAGTACACCAACACTGATCGATAAAATCAAAAAATCGATTTCAAATACAATCCTTTAA
- a CDS encoding tyrosine-type recombinase/integrase: protein MLSSHALRHPHAVHLLEALTNIKYVSERLGHASVKVTADTYFHVTKKIEGDVLSLYEQYIEN, encoded by the coding sequence ATACTCTCTTCCCATGCGTTACGTCATCCCCATGCTGTGCATTTATTAGAAGCTTTAACAAATATAAAATACGTGTCCGAGAGACTAGGACACGCAAGTGTAAAAGTCACAGCAGACACGTATTTTCATGTTACCAAAAAAATTGAAGGTGATGTTTTATCACTGTATGAACAATACATTGAAAATTAA
- a CDS encoding sporulation protein YjcZ, whose product MSGHGGSGAAIVLVLFILLVIILVAASGGSRYGSCCGDSRSGLGAAYLDERFPFPVL is encoded by the coding sequence ATGAGCGGACACGGTGGTTCTGGAGCTGCTATAGTTCTAGTCCTTTTTATTCTTTTAGTTATCATTTTAGTTGCTGCAAGTGGAGGTTCGAGATATGGTTCATGTTGTGGAGATTCGAGAAGTGGTTTAGGTGCAGCATATCTTGATGAAAGGTTTCCATTCCCTGTTCTGTAA
- a CDS encoding helix-turn-helix transcriptional regulator, with product MIETIENRLSLGELIKHYREKADMTQEKLAEKVNVDKAGLCRVETGKVKRPAWETLQKIISILNIPEDELLEPYIENVDNVNILFSKLDGLLHKKGANIHLIEKVATKILQLPTDESIEVVQELYNKTAGVSCPSVRLTLYKTITGYSKSHGMMPYIARCLLGIYLIERDDFTKLRSTYESGKANLFFNDFLTSEERGEFYYKLQVHAYYTNQFEESVEMGMKAMNETISDTRTLANTIGVLSNGYYRVGDYKQSKAYLDRYKKFSFPEVKDNVKLIESLLHSANGHYQLAISILEDALPNCGDFALLHAVNQLIELYFKTNNLPAIKELLKLEEKLLSIPCFNPFKKAELGYYFKHKGKYFILTDEIEKGINYCLEAAKRYAKVDLVDKEKDCLWIISDIHDTNKETKSFKAMKKLNIYLEKEG from the coding sequence ATGATTGAAACGATTGAAAATCGACTATCTTTGGGGGAACTGATCAAACATTATCGTGAAAAAGCAGATATGACACAAGAGAAATTAGCGGAAAAGGTGAATGTAGATAAAGCAGGTTTATGTAGAGTTGAGACTGGGAAAGTGAAACGACCAGCATGGGAAACTCTCCAGAAAATTATCTCTATATTAAACATCCCAGAAGATGAATTACTAGAGCCATATATAGAAAACGTAGACAATGTTAATATTCTTTTTTCAAAATTGGACGGTTTACTACACAAAAAAGGAGCGAATATCCACTTAATTGAAAAAGTTGCTACCAAGATACTCCAATTACCCACCGATGAAAGCATAGAGGTGGTACAGGAACTTTATAACAAGACAGCAGGTGTAAGTTGTCCTTCTGTTAGATTGACCCTCTATAAGACAATTACGGGCTACTCAAAGTCACATGGAATGATGCCTTATATTGCCAGATGTTTATTAGGGATTTATCTCATTGAACGAGACGATTTTACTAAACTTCGTTCCACGTATGAATCCGGAAAAGCAAATCTATTTTTCAATGATTTTCTTACAAGTGAAGAACGAGGTGAATTCTACTATAAGCTACAGGTTCATGCTTACTACACAAACCAGTTTGAAGAGAGTGTAGAGATGGGTATGAAAGCAATGAATGAAACAATCTCTGATACTAGAACGCTGGCGAACACTATCGGTGTTTTATCTAACGGTTACTATCGTGTAGGTGACTATAAACAATCGAAAGCTTATTTAGATCGATATAAGAAATTCTCATTTCCAGAAGTAAAAGATAACGTAAAGCTAATAGAATCATTGTTACATTCTGCCAATGGGCATTATCAATTAGCTATTTCTATCCTAGAAGATGCCCTGCCAAATTGTGGAGATTTCGCCTTGTTACACGCGGTGAATCAATTAATAGAATTATATTTTAAAACGAATAACCTACCAGCAATTAAAGAACTTCTCAAGTTAGAAGAGAAACTATTATCCATTCCATGTTTTAACCCATTTAAAAAAGCAGAATTAGGTTATTATTTTAAACACAAAGGAAAATATTTTATCTTAACAGATGAAATAGAAAAAGGTATAAATTATTGTTTAGAAGCAGCAAAACGTTACGCTAAGGTTGATCTTGTTGACAAAGAAAAAGATTGTTTATGGATAATTTCTGATATTCATGATACAAATAAAGAAACGAAATCTTTTAAGGCTATGAAAAAATTAAATATCTATTTGGAGAAAGAGGGTTAA
- a CDS encoding transcriptional regulator, with protein sequence MFGLGKPRTKLGKYIDKKKISQKWVSENFGLNKETVSKMCSDEYHKPNRSTKHRVVSGLRKKGEEVEESDFW encoded by the coding sequence ATGTTTGGATTAGGGAAGCCAAGAACAAAGTTGGGTAAATACATTGATAAGAAAAAGATTTCTCAAAAATGGGTAAGTGAAAATTTTGGATTAAACAAAGAGACAGTTTCCAAAATGTGTTCTGATGAATACCACAAACCAAATCGAAGCACAAAACACAGGGTAGTTTCAGGGTTGAGAAAAAAAGGAGAGGAAGTGGAGGAATCGGATTTTTGGTGA
- a CDS encoding XkdX family protein — MFQTLKRLYDAGRLNEAGLQNAVNKGWITQAQFNLIKG, encoded by the coding sequence ATGTTTCAAACACTAAAAAGATTATATGATGCTGGACGATTGAATGAGGCAGGATTACAAAATGCAGTGAATAAAGGCTGGATTACACAAGCTCAGTTTAATTTGATCAAAGGATAA